The Solibacillus sp. FSL W7-1436 genome window below encodes:
- a CDS encoding peptidase U32 family protein produces MKKPELLVTPQSIEHITALLEAGADAFVIGEQKFGLRLAGDFTVAQVEEATKLIHAAGKKVYVAVNALFHNDRLDALDDYLVQMQRIGVDALLFGDPAVIIAVRENNVTIPLHWNPETTATNFFQVNYWGERGSKRAVLARELSVDEVIEIKENTKHEIEVQVHGMTCMFQSKRSLLGNYFLYRDEAMEIENRKENKNMFLHDKERKNKYPIYEDMNGTHIFSPNDMCIIEELNELFEAGIDSLKIDGVLQTFDYTVTVTKLYRQAIDMYFDQGEDAYDDIKSELFEQIEAIQPALRPLDTGFIYKETVY; encoded by the coding sequence GTGAAAAAACCAGAATTATTAGTAACACCACAATCCATTGAGCATATTACAGCGCTACTTGAGGCAGGTGCAGATGCTTTTGTGATCGGTGAACAAAAATTTGGCTTACGTTTGGCTGGAGACTTTACAGTGGCACAGGTGGAAGAAGCGACAAAGCTGATTCACGCTGCAGGTAAAAAGGTTTATGTAGCGGTCAATGCATTGTTTCACAACGATCGCTTAGATGCATTGGATGACTATTTAGTACAAATGCAGCGTATCGGGGTAGATGCATTATTATTCGGGGATCCGGCAGTAATTATCGCAGTGCGTGAAAACAATGTAACAATACCACTGCACTGGAACCCGGAAACGACTGCAACGAACTTCTTCCAAGTGAACTATTGGGGTGAACGCGGAAGTAAGCGTGCTGTACTGGCACGTGAGCTTTCAGTCGATGAAGTGATTGAAATAAAAGAAAATACAAAGCATGAAATCGAAGTACAAGTACATGGTATGACTTGTATGTTTCAATCTAAACGCTCACTTTTAGGAAACTACTTCCTGTACCGTGACGAAGCGATGGAAATCGAAAATCGCAAAGAAAACAAAAATATGTTCCTCCACGATAAAGAGCGTAAAAATAAATATCCGATCTATGAGGATATGAATGGCACACATATTTTCTCGCCTAATGATATGTGCATTATCGAAGAGTTAAACGAGTTGTTTGAAGCGGGTATCGATTCATTGAAAATTGATGGTGTCCTTCAAACATTTGATTATACGGTAACGGTTACAAAACTTTACCGTCAAGCAATCGATATGTATTTCGATCAAGGCGAAGATGCGTACGATGACATTAAGTCCGAGCTATTCGAGCAAATCGAAGCGATTCAGCCAGCGTTACGTCCACTGGATACTGGCTTCATCTACAAGGAAACAGTTTACTAG
- a CDS encoding O-methyltransferase has protein sequence MELSDAYIASFIPERDELLMEMERFAEQNHVPIMQLAGIESLNQILRIQNPKSILEIGTAIGYSAIRMAQALPDCHIVTIERDVSRVQYAKEFIARSEVANRIQVIEGDALEVDTETLPSTFDAVFIDAAKGQYMKFFEKYATLVPSGGVLYIDNMYMHGLSDLDIKEVPRRKRTMIRNLKTFSDWIMAHPDYSSAFFPVGDGLLICLKR, from the coding sequence ATGGAATTATCAGACGCTTATATTGCTTCCTTCATTCCTGAACGTGATGAATTACTAATGGAAATGGAACGCTTCGCAGAACAGAATCATGTTCCGATCATGCAGCTTGCCGGGATTGAATCGCTGAATCAAATTTTGCGCATTCAAAATCCGAAATCGATTTTGGAAATCGGAACGGCAATAGGTTATTCTGCTATCCGAATGGCTCAAGCACTTCCGGATTGTCATATCGTGACGATAGAACGCGATGTGTCGCGAGTTCAGTATGCCAAGGAATTCATTGCAAGGTCAGAGGTGGCAAACCGCATACAAGTAATTGAGGGAGATGCGTTAGAGGTAGACACGGAAACACTTCCTTCTACTTTTGATGCTGTTTTTATTGATGCGGCAAAAGGGCAATACATGAAGTTTTTCGAAAAATACGCAACACTCGTTCCATCGGGTGGCGTTTTATACATCGATAATATGTATATGCACGGATTATCAGATTTAGATATAAAAGAAGTACCTAGAAGAAAAAGAACGATGATCCGCAACTTAAAAACATTTTCAGACTGGATCATGGCACATCCTGATTATTCGAGTGCCTTTTTCCCTGTCGGTGATGGTTTGTTAATTTGTTTGAAGAGGTGA
- the mltG gene encoding endolytic transglycosylase MltG: MLDENKKQEMFNKMKERKGEVKTVRKIVGIIALVAFLIIAIVGFAGYNYVTSALKPMDPDSNEKVEVEIPMGSGITLISTILEDKGIVKNAQIFKYYTKFKNESEFQAGSYSLTKSMTLDEIIESLKTGRVYREPVFTMTVPEGLTLEQVADVVQKNTSHKAEDFMKIVTDAAYVEQLITEYPDLLSEDILKENIRHPLEGYLYPATYPFFEENPSIEEIIGTMLTAMNTIVSEYTPLLEERETSVHELLTFASLLEEEATAQTDRETIASVFYNRMEIEMPLQTDPTVLYALGSHKDRVLYEDLEVDNPYNTYQNVGLPPGPIAGAGKISIEAALNPSKTDYLYFLADKEGINHFAKTYDEHLANIEKYLR; encoded by the coding sequence GTGCTAGACGAAAATAAGAAACAAGAAATGTTCAATAAAATGAAAGAGCGCAAAGGAGAAGTCAAAACGGTGCGTAAAATAGTAGGAATTATCGCGTTGGTAGCTTTTCTGATTATTGCCATTGTCGGTTTCGCAGGATACAACTATGTGACTTCGGCATTGAAACCGATGGACCCGGATTCGAACGAAAAAGTTGAAGTCGAAATTCCGATGGGTTCAGGTATTACATTAATATCAACCATTTTAGAAGATAAGGGCATTGTAAAGAATGCGCAGATTTTTAAATATTATACTAAGTTTAAAAATGAATCGGAATTCCAAGCCGGCAGCTATTCTTTAACAAAATCCATGACCCTCGACGAAATTATTGAAAGCTTAAAGACAGGTCGTGTGTATCGCGAGCCTGTATTTACAATGACAGTACCGGAAGGGTTAACGCTCGAACAAGTAGCGGATGTTGTACAGAAAAATACTTCTCACAAAGCAGAAGACTTCATGAAAATAGTGACGGATGCCGCTTATGTGGAGCAATTGATCACTGAATATCCTGATTTGCTGTCAGAAGATATTTTAAAGGAAAACATTCGTCATCCGTTAGAAGGCTATTTATATCCGGCAACATATCCGTTCTTTGAGGAAAATCCATCGATTGAGGAAATTATCGGTACAATGCTTACTGCGATGAATACGATTGTTTCCGAATATACCCCTCTTTTAGAAGAACGCGAAACATCGGTTCATGAATTGCTGACGTTTGCATCATTACTTGAAGAAGAGGCAACGGCACAAACTGATCGTGAAACAATTGCGAGTGTATTCTATAACCGTATGGAAATTGAAATGCCTTTACAGACAGATCCAACCGTACTGTATGCATTAGGTTCGCATAAAGACCGCGTGCTGTATGAAGATTTGGAAGTGGACAACCCGTATAATACGTATCAAAACGTCGGATTGCCTCCAGGACCGATTGCGGGAGCCGGAAAAATATCAATTGAAGCGGCGTTGAACCCTTCAAAAACAGATTATTTATACTTCCTGGCAGATAAAGAGGGCATAAATCATTTTGCTAAAACGTATGATGAACATTTAGCGAACATCGAAAAATATCTACGTTAA